The window CACGTCGCGGGCCGACAGGATCAGGTACTCCTCGCCGTCGTACTTGATCTCGGTGCCGCCGTACTTGCTGTAGATGACGGTGTCGCCTTCGTGGACATCCAGCGGGATCCGCTTCTCGCCATCCTCGTCCCACCGGCCGGGGCCGACGGCGACGACGGTGCCTTCCTGCGGCTTCTCCTTGGCGGTGTCCGGGATGACCAGACCCGACGCGGTGGTCGTCTCGGCCTCGTTGGCCTGTACGAGGATCTTGTCCTCGAGTGGCTTGATGTTCACGCTCGCCACGATGGAGCCCTCCACTGTTAGGGGTGCGGGTCCGGGGCTTTTCCCCGGACCTGTCGTTCAACCAGGTGTTCGGCATACATTCGAGCCTTTGCACCGTCGTCGCGGGTGCCGGCGCAGGGGATCGTCCGCGTGCCACCTAGCACTCTATACGTGAGAGTGCTAACACTCAAGGGCGCCGCCGAAGGAGGCACGCACCAGCAGCCGTCCCGCGCCGTCGAAGTCGCCGGCATCGATCAGTCGCTCATGCCACCTGCCCGGCGATGACGGGCAGACCCGGGTCGGTTGGCACGTCCAGCGGCGAGGGGGCCGCCCCGGCGGCGATCAGATGCGCGGCGAAGGAGGCCATCATCGCCCCATTGTCGGTGCACAGCCGCGGCCGCGGGATTCGTAGCGTCAATCCGGCGGCGGCGCAACGCTCTTCGGCCAACTCGCGCAGGCGCGTGTTGGCCGCCACGCCGCCGGCGATGAGCAGGGTGCTCACCTCCATCTCGACGGCCGCCCGCACCGCCTTGGCGGTCAGCACGTCGGCGACAGCCTCCTGGAATCCGGCCGCCACATCTGCCGCGTGGTAGTCCGGATGGCTCTCGACGTATCGTGCGACCGCCGTCTTGAGCCCGGAGAAGCTGAACGCGAACCGCTCGTCGCGCGGGCCGGTCATGCCGCGCGGGAACACGACGGCCGCCGGGTCACCGGTGCGCGCCAGGTCGTCGAGGGCCTTGCCGCCGGGGTAGCCGAGGCCCAGCAGTCGGGCCACCTTGTCGTAGGCCTCCCCCGCCGCGTCGTCGACGGTGCTGCCGAGTTCCTCGATGGGCTCGCCCAGCGAACGCACGTACAGCAGGTGGGTGTGCCCGCCTGAGACCAGCAGGCCGACACTCTCGGGCAGCGGACCGTGGTCGTAGACGTCGGCGGCCAGGTGCCCCCCGAGGTGGTTGACGGCATAGAACGGCACATCCCAGGCCGCGGCGTAGGCCTTTGCGGCGGCGACACCGACGAGCAACGCCCCGGCCAGTCCCGGTCCGATGGTGGCGGCGACGACATCGGGTTTGTCGATGCCGGCCGTGGCCAGCGCGCGCCGCATGGTCGGGCCGAGTGCTTCGAGGTGGGCCCGCGAGGCGATCTCGGGGACCACCCCGCCGTAGCGGGCGTGTTCGTCGACGCTGGAGGCGACCTCGTCGGCCAGCAGCGTCACCGTCCCGTCGGCACCGAGACTGGCGATACCGACTCCGGTTTCATCACAGGAACTTTCGATGGCCAGAACCTTCATTGCGCATCCCGCCGCATCGTGTAGGCATCGGCGCCGCTGACCTGGTAGTAGCGCTTGCGCACGCCGATCTTGTCGAAACCGAGGCTGGTGTAGAGCGCGATCGCCGGCTCGTTGTCGGTGCGCACCTCCAGGTAGACCACCGAACCCGGACCAACTTCGCCGAGCAGTTCGGTCATCATGCGCCGGCCGATCCCCTTGCCCTGATAGGCGGGATCGACGCCGATGGTGTGGATCTCGTACTCGAACGGCGGCACCCGGCCCAGCCGTGAGATGCCGGCATAACCGACGAGTTTGTCATCCACCCGGGCCGCGACGTAGCGGTTGTGCGGGGCGGCCAGCTCACGGACGAAGGAAAACTCCGGCCAGGGGTCGTCACCCTCGAACAGCATCATCTCCAACTCCGCACAGCGAGCGGCGTCAGTCTTGCGCAGCGGCCCGTAGCCGACGTTCATCGCGGCACCGTTATCCCGCGCTCGGCCAGCGTCCTGGCGTCGGGGCGCCGCAGATACAGCGGCACCAGCGGGCCCGGCTCGGCGGGCCAATCGGCCACGGCGGCAACCAAACCCACCGGGGTGGGGTACGCCACATCGATGCGTGGCAGGTCGAACCAGGCCGCATGATCCGGTGATCCGGCCACCGCCTCGGCCGTGCCGACCGGCACGTCGGCCGGCGCATTCACCTCGGGTCCCTCGATGCGCACGCCGTCGCGGTAGCGCGCCCAGTACACCTCGCGGCGCCGGGCGTCGGTCACCACCAGCACCTCGCCGCGACTCCCGACGCCGATCGCGTCCAGAGTGCACACCCCGTACACCGGCACACCCAGCGCATGTCCGTAGGCGGCGGCGGATGCCATCCCGACCCGCAGGCCGGTGAACGGTCCCGGACCGCATCCCACGACGACCGCATCCAGATCACCCATGGTCAGGCCCGCCCCGGCGATCGAGGCCACCACGTTGGGCGTGAGCATTTCGGCGTGGGCGCGGCCGTTGATGGTGATCCGTTGCGCTAGAACATGATTGCGCGCCCGGCTGTCATGGGCCACCACCGCCGCGGTGACCGCCGCGGTGGCCGTGTCGATCGCCAGGACGGTGCGCTTCATCCGCGGTGCCACCGCCATGTCGCTGTGCGCACGTCGCTGTCGGCGCTGCGGTGCAGTGCGATGTCGAGGTGGTTCTGCGAGAGGCGCTCGGCAAGACCCTCGCCCCACTCGACCACCACCACCGCGTCGTCGAGATCGGCATCGAGGTCCAGGGAGTCCAGTTCGCCCAGCAGGTCAGCGCCGTCGGTGTCGAGCAGTCGGTAGAAGTCCGCGTGGACCATCGCCGGGTGGCCGGGCCGGCGCGCACGGTGTACCCGGGCGAGCACGAAAGTCGGTGAGTTGATCGGGCCCTCGACGTCCAGGCCGACCGCGATTCCCTTTGCCAGAGCGGTCTTTCCGGCACCGAGTGGGCCGGAGAGCACCACGACGTCGCCGGCGCGCAACTGCTCACCCAGCCGCGCGCCCCACGCAATGGTGTCGTCGAGTGTCGGCAACTCGACGGTGCCGCTCTTCGCCCGGGTACTAGCCACCTGCCCGGTCCTTCAGGCGGCGGGCGAAGGCGACCAGCTTCGACGGTGTCGCCCGTTCGACCAGACGCACCAGCGCGTCGTTGATGATGTCGGGCCGTTCGAGCTGCACCAGATGGCCGGCACCGGAAACGATCACCAGCTCGGTGTCGGGCAGGACCGCGGCCATCTCCTCGGAGTGCTTAACCGGGGTGAGCACGTCGTGGTCGCCGCAGGCGATCATCGTGGGGACAGGGGCCAGCACCGGCAGGGCGGCGCTTTCGTCGTGCACCTCCAGCGCATGCAGGAACTCCACCAGAGTGGCGATGGGTGTGTCGTGAATCATGGCTTCGGAGAACGCCACAACGCTGGGACTCACGTTGTCGTCGCCGAAGGAGGCGGTCCGCAGGATGGGCCGCAGCACCGCGCGGGCGGCCCCGCGGGTGCGGTGCACCATCCTGGGCGCGTACCGCGCGGCAAAGCGCACCGCCTCCAGCGCCGGGTTCTGCAGGATCTCACCGAGCGGTGAGCGCGACAGACCCTCCGCGGCCGAAGAGATCAGCGCCGCACCGACGATGCGACGACCGTAGTGCTGCGGGAACTGGCGAGCATGCGAGAGCACCGTCATGCCGCCCATCGAATGGCCGATGAGAACCACCGGTCCGCGTGGAACCATCACCTGCAGAATGATTTCCAGATCCTGACCCAGCTGCGTGACGGTATAGGTGTCGACCGGGGCCGCACCGGACTGGCCGTGGCCGCGCTGGTCGTAGAACACCATCCGTACCTGATCGCCCCACCTCTCGGCGAGCGCCGCGCGCTGGAAGTGAAACGATCCCATCCGCAGGCAGAAGCCGTGGGCGAAGACGACGGTCAGCGGCGCTGTGACGGGGCCGACCTCGCGAACAACCAGGGGCACGCCGTCAGCGGTGGTCACCACACATCCGCGGTCGGCTTCCAGCAGCGCGAAATCCTCGCCGGCGTAGGCGTCCCGGATGAAGCTCCGGTGCCGGAGCGCCCGGGCGGCCGACACTCCGGCGGCGGTCCCGACAGCACTGAGGCCGGCCACCCCGGCAAGCAGTCCGGCCTTCTTGCCGACGCCGAGGCCCGGGTGGTCGGCCTTGCGAGCCAGCCGTGCGGCGCTCTTCTCGGCACTGCGGGCGAGCCGTTCGTCGATCCCATTGGCGCGCTCGGGTTTCGGCGCCGCTCCTGAGTCACCGGCCACCGGCGTCGACCCCCCGGTAGGTCCGCACGACCCGGCCGCGCGGACTGGTGAGGACCTCGTAGTGGATGGTGCCGAGCAGGTCGGCCCAGTCCTGGGCGGTGGACTCACCGGATGTGCCGGGGCCGAACAGGATCGCTTCGTCACCCTCGGCGACGTCGGGGGTTCCCGGGCCCAGGTTGACCACGAGCTGGTCCATGCAGATGCGGCCCACGTTGCGGCGCAGCCGGCCGTTGATCAGCACGTCGATGCGGCCGCCGAGGGTGCGGTAGACGCCGTCGGCGTAACCGATCGGCAGCAGCGCCAGGTTGGTGTCCTCCTCGGCGACCCAGGTGTGCCCGTAGGACACTCCTTCGCCCGCCTTGACCGGCTTCACCATCGCCACAGTGCATTTCAGCGTCATCGCCGGACGCAGCCCCATGTCACCCTGCTCGGGGATCGGGCTGAGACCGTAGACGGCGATACCGGGGCGGACCATGTCGAAGCCCAGGTCGGGACGCGTCAGTGCCGATGGAGAGTTCGACAGGTGGGCCACCTCGAACCCGATGCCGCGGCTGCGGGCCTCTGCGATCATGTCGGTGAACCGCTGGGCCTGAAGGTCGTTGAGCGGATCGTCCGGAACGTCACCACTGGCCAGGTGCGACATGATGCCGCGGATCCGGATAGCGTCGGCGGCCGCGGCGCGCCGCAGCGCGGTGAGCACCGCGGGATAGTCCGCCGGGCTCACTCCGCTGCGGTTGAGCCCGGTGTCCACCTTGACGGTGACCTCGGCGGTGCGCCCGGTGCGCTCGACGGCGTCGAGGAGGTCGACGACCTGGCGAGCCGACGACACCCCGATCTGCACATCGGCGGTCAGCGCGGGCGCGAAGTCGGTGCCCGGCGGGTGCAGCCAGGACAGCACCGGGGCGGTGATGCCCGAACGCCGCAGCGCCAGCGCCTCGTCGATGGTGGCGACGCCGAGTTCGGCGGCGCCTGCCGCCACCGCGGCGCGCGCCACCTGCGGGGCGCCGTGCCCGTAGGCGTCGGCTTTTACGACGGCCATCACCTGTGCGGATCCCGCGCGCTCGCGCAGAACCCGCACGTTGTCGACGATCGCCCCGAGATCGACGAGTGCCTCCGCACCTGCGCCGGAAACCTGAGATCGCGTCGATGGGGTCAGCGAAGTTGTGTGCATGTCCATGTCACCGCCGCCAATTGTCCCAGAACCGGGCCGATAACCACCCAACCGGGCCGCCCATGCCCGCATCGCCGCCTGGCTTGGAGAAACTCATCGTCGCGGCCCGGCTCGCACACCTGGCGACAAGCTGCCCGCTGAGGTGGCAGGTCCCCTAGCGTTTCACGCAGCGAAAGCCGATATGGCTCATGCCGGTATCGACCATCTGGGGTCGGCGGCGAGATCTAGGCCGCGGAACCCCTCCGGTCCATATCCATTACAATTATGTAACGAACTTCAGGCGCAGGACACTAGTGCGCGAAGTGCTGCTCGTCGAAGTGGCCGCCGGGCTTGATCGCATCCAGGTGGCCCAGCACCGCGTTGAGGTCTTCCCACAGCGAGCGGGCCAGGTCGGCGGAGAAGCCTTCGCGCACCACCACTCGTAGCACCGACACGTCCTCGGCCCCGTCGGGCATGGTGTAGGCGGGCACCTGCCAGCCGTAGGAGCGCAGCGCGTTGGACACGTCGAACTCGGTGTAGCCGAAGTCGCCGGACAGCTTGAACGCCACCACCGGGATCGCCGACCCGTCGGAGATCACCGTGAAGTGCTGGCAGTTGGCCAGCCGATCGGACAGCCACCGCGCGGTGCCCGAAAGGCATTGCATCACATAGGTATAGCCCGCGCGGCCAAGGCGAAGGAAGTTGTAGTACTGCCCCACCACCTGATTGCCCGGCCGGGAGAAGTTCAGCGTGAACGTCGGCATGTCACCGCCAAGGTAGTTGACCCGGAAGACCAGCTCCTCGGGCAGGTGATCGGCGTTGCGCCACACCACGAACCCGATGCCGGGGTAGGTCAGGCCGTACTTGTGGCCGCTGACGTTGATCGAGGCCACCCGCGGTAACCGGAAATCCCACACCAGGCCCGGGTGCAGGAACGGCACCACGAACCCTCCGCTGGCCGCATCGACGTGCACCGGGATGTCGAGATCCTGCTCCGCCGCCAGAGTGTCCAGGGCGGCGCAGATCTCGGCGATGGGCTCGAGTTCACCGGTGTAGGTCGTGCCCAGGATGGCCACCACACCGATGGTGTCTTCGTCGACGTGCTCCAGCACCTGCTCGGGGGTGATGACGTAGCGGTCCTCGGCCATCGGGAGGTAGCGCGGCTCGACCTCGAAGTAGCGGCAGAACTTCTCCCACACCACCTGCACGTTGGCGCCCATCACCAGGTTGGGGGTGCGGGTCTTCCACTCGTCCCCGACGCGCTGCTTCCATCTCCACTTCAGCGCCAGGCCGCCGAGCATCACCGCCTCCGAGGAGCCGATGGTCGACACCCCGACCGCGCTGGAGGAGTCGTCGTCGCGCAGGTTCTCGGCATGAAAAAGGTCGGCAACCATTGATACACAACGTGATTCGATCGCCGCAGTCGCCGGATACTCGTCCTTGTCGATCATGTTCTTGTCGAACGTCTCGGCCATCAGCTTCTCGGCCTCCGGGTCCATCCACGTCGTCACGAACGTCGCGAGGTTGAGCCGGGAACTGCCGTCGAGCATCAGCTCGTCGTGGACGAACCGGTAGGCCGCAGCCGGTTCCATCGACTCGTCGGGTAACCGCAACGACGGGATCGGGTCGGTGGACAACCGCCCCGTGTAGGCAGGCGCGATCGACGGGGAGCGGTACTTGACGTGCGGCATGCTTCCTTCTCTCTCTAGAGTGCTGCAACGGCTGAACGGATGTGGGCCAGGATGCGCGACGCCGAGGTGGGTACGGATGCGGGGCCGGGATCGGCCGCCGAGGCGTTGGCGGCGCGGGCGTGCACGAAGGCCGCGGCGGCCGCGGCCTCGATCGGCGGCAGCCCGGCGGCCAGCAGTGCGCCGATCATGCCGGACAGCACATCCCCGGACCCGGCGGTGGCGGCCCAGGATCCTCCCGCAGGGTTGAGGTAGACGGGTCCGTCCGGATCGGCGATGACGGTGACGTTGCCTTTGAGAAGGACGGTGGCGCCCAGCCCGTCGGCCAGCCGCCGGGTCGCGGCGATCCGGTCCGGTCCGGGCGGCGCGCCGGCCAGCCGGGCGAACTCGCCGGCGTGCGGCGTCACGACGGTCGGCGCGTCACGCCCGGACACCAGGTGTGGATGGGCCGCCAGGATCGTCAGGGCGTCGGCGTCGACGATCACCGGCAGGTCGGTGTTGAGCGCGAATGTCAATGCGGTCACTGCGTTTTCGTCGGAGCCCAGGCCGGGCCCGACCACCCAGGCCTGCACCCGCCCGGCGGCCGACGCGCTGGGTGCGGCAACCACCTCCGGCCAGTGCGACACCACCTCGGCCGCCGCGGATCCGGCGTAGCGCTTCATCCCCGAGGTTGCCGCCACCGCGGCCCCGGTGCACAGGATCGCGGCGCCGGGATAGGTCGAGGAACCGGCCAGGATTCCGGTGACGCCCTGGGTGAATTTGTCGTCATGCGCACGCGGCACCGGCCAGCGGGCCTTGACGTCGGCGGCCTGGAAGCCGACCACATCGGTGGCGGGCAGGTCCAGCCCGATGTCGACGAGTTCGACTCGGCCGCAGTCGGCCAGTGCGTGTACGGGTTTCAGCCCGCCGAAGGTGACGGTCAGCGCGGCGCGCACGGCCGGGCCGGTGACGGCACCGGTGTGCACGTCGATGCCGCTGGGGACGTCGACGGCCACCACCGGAATCCCGCTCGCCTCGACCGCGGCGAACACGTCGGCGGCCGCGGGGCGCAGCGGGCCGGTGCCGGAGATGCCGACAACCCCGTCGATCACCAGATTGGTACCCGGCGGCACCGCCTGCACCACCCGGCCGCCCGCGGCGCGGAATGCGGCGAGGGCCTTGGCGTGGGTGTGCTCGGGGTTGAGCAGCACGGCGGTGGCCGTTGCGCCGCGGCGGCGCAGGAAGGTCGCCGCCCACAGCGCGTCACCGCCGTTGTCACCGGAGCCGACGACGGCGCAGACCTGACGGCCCGCGATGGCACCGGTGCGGCTGCGCAACTCCCGCGCGATCGCGGCGGCCAAACCGTAGGCGGCACGACGCATCAGCACGCCATCGGGCAGGCTGGCCAACAAGGGCGCCTCGGCGGCGCGGATCGCGTCGGCGGTGTAGTAGTGCCGCATCGGCACCAAGGTTACGTGCTGCAGCGGTGATAGCAGCCGACTCGGCGCGGGTATTCACCCGCATGACCGATCAGCAGTTACTCGTTGAACTTCTCGCCATCGAACGCGCGGGCTGGTGGGCGTTGTGTGAGTCCACCGGCGACCGCTTCTACGGCGAGTTGATGACCGACGACGCGGTGATGGTGCTGGCCAACGGTACGGTGATGGACCGGGCCGCGGTCACCGCCGCGCTCGGTCAGGCACCGCCGTGGCAGCGCTTCGGCCTGTCCGACCCGCGAGTCATCCCGGCCGGCCCCGACACCGCGGCGCTGGTGTATGTCGGCACCGCCGAACGCGACGGTGCCGAAGAACCGTTCGTCGGAGCGATGTCGTCGGTGTATCAGCGCGTCGATGGCACGTGGCGGCTGGTGTTGTATCAGCAGACCGCCGTAACTGGATGACCCCGCTACCATTTTGGAGTGACTGAACCAGATCTGACCCCCACGGCTGCGGCGGTCAACGGCCATAGGCTGACTCCCAAGGGCATCCAGACCCGCGATCGGATCGTCGCGGTGGCCGCCAACCTGATGCAGGAACGCGGCGTGGCGCGGACCACGATCGAAGACATTCAGGCCGCGGCCGGAATCAGCTCGTCGCAGCTGTACCACTACTTCGCCGACAAGGGCGCCCTGGTGGCCGCCGTCATCGAACTGCAGGGCCAGCGGGTGCTCGACGTCCAACATTTGGGCCTGGACCGGCTGACATGCGTCGATGACCTGTGGCGCTGGCGCGATCTCGTGGTTGGCATCCGCACAGCTCAGAACTGTGTCGGCGGATGCCCGCTGGGCTCGCTCGCCGCGGATCTGTCGGAAACAGACGCCCTGGCCCGAGCCCAGCTGGCGCGCTGGTTCGCCGCGTGGGACCGCATGTTGCGCGACGGTCTGGCGTCGATGGCTGCCGCCGGTCAGTTCACCGCGGGCACCGACACAGATCGTCTGGCGCTGGCGTTACTCGCCGCCACCCAGGGCGGGCTGTTGCTCAGTCAGGTCAACCGGGACACCGCTGCGTTGACGGCGGCGATGGACACCGTGATCGCCCAGATCAGTGCGCACTTAACCGAGGCGGCTGACAAGGCCGTTCGGCGACGCTAAATTTTTGGTATTGACACTCCATTTTTTACTCGCCACCATCGGCCATGAACCAACGAGGGGAGTCAGCGTGTCCACCACCGAACCCGACACGATCGCCACCCAGGTCGCCCAACTGCAGGAGGGTATGGCGGGCCATTTGCCCGCCGAGGCCATCGAGGTGTTCACCGCCGACCAGAAGCGAATGGTCGACGCGGGCGTAGCGCCCGGTGCAGCCCGGCCCGGAACCCTGCTACCCGACCCTGAACTGCTTGATGCACGAGGGAATCCGACCAGGATCGGCACTCTGCGCGTAAACCGCCCGGCGGTCGTGGTCTTCTACCGTGGCGCGTGGTGCCCGTACTGCAATCTGGCACTGAAGGCCTACCAGGACCAGCTGGTCCCGGTACTCGCCGAGCAGGGTATCCCGCTGATCGCCATCAGTCCGCAAAAGCCCGACGGCTCGTTGTCGACCGCGGAAGCCAACGCACTGACCTTCGACGTGGTATCCGACCCCGGCAATCAGATCGCCTCCGTGCTCGGCATCGTCATCACACCGTCGGAGGCGTCGCGGTCGCTGACCCAGCAGCTCGGTATCGATCTGCGGGAGGCCAACGCCGACGGCGGCTACGAGCTGCCGATGCCGACTGTCTTGGTGGTCGACCGTGAGGGCGTCATCGCATGGAGCGACATCCACCCCGACTACACCACCCGCACCGAGGTTGCACAGATTCTGGCCGCCGTCGGCCGACTGGGCTGACCGTCGCCTATTCGACGGTGACGGACTTGGCCAGGTTGCGCGGCTTGTCGACGTCGTAGCCGCGGGCCCGGGCCACCGCGGCAGCGAACACCTGCAGCGGGACCGTGGACAGCAGCGGCTGGAAAAGCGTTGACACCGCGGGAATTTCGAAGATGTGGTCGGCGTAGGGGCGCACGGTGTCGTCGCCCTCCTCGGCGATCACGATGGTGATCGCGCCGCGGGCCTGGATCTCGCGGATGTTGCTCAGCAGCTTGGCGTGCAGCGTGGCGGCGTTCTTGGGCGAGGGCATCACCACGATGACCGGCAGACCTTCGTCGATGAGCGCGATCGGCCCGTGCTTGAGCTCGCCGGCGGCGAAGCCCTCGGCGTGCATGTAGGCCAGTTCCTTGAGCTTGAGCGCACCCTCCAGGGCCACCGGGTAGCCGACGTGGCGGCCCAGGAACAGCACCGTCGTCGACTGGGCGAACTGCTGGCCCAGTTTGATGATCGGGTCGAGATGCTCGAGTACCCGGGCCACCAGGTCGGGCATCGACTCCAGCTCGCCGTACTCACGCTCGACCTCGTCGGGGTACTTGGTGCCGCGGGCCTGTGCCAGCGCCAGGCCGACGAGGTAGTTGGCGGCGATCTGGGCCAGGAACGTCTTGGTGGCCGCCACCCCGATCTCGGGGCCGGCGCGGGTGTACAGGACGGCGTCGGCCTCGCGCGGGATCTGGCTGCCGTTGGTGTTGCAGATGGCCAGCACCTTGGCCTTCTGGGCCTTGGCGTGCCGGACGGCTTCCAGGGTGTCGGCGGTCTCGCCGGACTGCGAGATCGCAATCACCAGCGTGCCGCGGTCGAGCACCGGGTCGCGGTAGCGGAACTCGCTGGCCAGCTCGACCTCGACGGGCAGCCGGGTCCAGTGCTCGATGGCGTATTTGGCCAGCAGCCCGGAGTGGAAGGCGGTGCCGCAGGCCACGATGAAGACCTTGTCGACCTCGCGCAGCTCCTGATCACTCAGCCGCTGCTCGTCGAGAACGATGCGGCCGTCAACGAAATGGCCCAGCAGCGTGTCGGCGACCGCCGCCGGCTGCTCGGCGATCTCCTTGAACATGAAGTAGTCGTAGCCGCCCTTCTCGGCGGCCGACAGGTCCCAGTCGATGTGGAACACCCGGGCGTTGGCGGCGTCGTCGTTGCCGTCGAAGTCGGTGATCCGGTAGCCGTCGGCGGTGATGACGACGGCCTGATCCTGGCCGAGCTCCACGGCGTCGCGGGTGTATTCGATGAAGGCCGCGACATCGGAGCCGACGAACATCTCGTCCTGGCCGATGCCGACCACCAGCGGGGTGGACCGGCGCGCAGCCACGATCGTGCCCGGGTTGTCGGCATTGCCGAAGACCAGGGTGAAGTGGCCCTCCAGCCGGCGCAGTACCGACAGCACCGACGCGACGAAATCACCTGCGGTGGGCCCCTCGTGGTACGCGTGGGCGACCAGGTGGACGGCCACCTCGGTGTCGGTGTCGCTGGCGAACTCCACACCGACGGCTTCCAGCTCGTGGCGCAGAGTCGCGAAGTTCTCGATGATCCCGTTGTGGACGACGGCGAACTTGCCGGCGGCGTCGCGATGCGGGTGGGCGTTGCGGTCGGTGGGCCGGCCGTGGGTGGCCCACCGGGTGTGGCCCAGGCCTGCGGTTCCGGCGAGTGCGGCGGCGTCGGTCTCGGCCAGCGCCTCCTCGAGATTGGTCAGCCGGCCCGCGCGCCGGCGCACGATCAGACCGCCCGCACCGTCGAGCAGAGCCAGGCCGGAGGAGTCGTAGCCGCGGTACTCCATCCGGCGCAGTGCGTCGACCACCACGTCTCGGGCAGGACGATGCCCGACGTAGGCCACGATTCCGCACATGTGTACCCAGGGTAGTGCAGCACCGGTGGCCGGGGCGTCCGCTACGGTCATGGGGTGGCCCGGACCCGGAAGCTCTTCGCGGCGCTCACCCGCCGCGGCCCGCATCAGGTGTTGCGCGGTGACCTGGCATTTGCCGGCCTTCCCGGCACCGTCTACACCCCTGCCTCCGGCTTCAATCTGCCCGGCGTGGCCTTCGGGCACGATTGGCTCACATCGGTCGATCGTTACGAGAAGACCCTG is drawn from Candidatus Mycolicibacterium alkanivorans and contains these coding sequences:
- a CDS encoding nuclear transport factor 2 family protein, which produces MTDQQLLVELLAIERAGWWALCESTGDRFYGELMTDDAVMVLANGTVMDRAAVTAALGQAPPWQRFGLSDPRVIPAGPDTAALVYVGTAERDGAEEPFVGAMSSVYQRVDGTWRLVLYQQTAVTG
- a CDS encoding TetR/AcrR family transcriptional regulator, translating into MTEPDLTPTAAAVNGHRLTPKGIQTRDRIVAVAANLMQERGVARTTIEDIQAAAGISSSQLYHYFADKGALVAAVIELQGQRVLDVQHLGLDRLTCVDDLWRWRDLVVGIRTAQNCVGGCPLGSLAADLSETDALARAQLARWFAAWDRMLRDGLASMAAAGQFTAGTDTDRLALALLAATQGGLLLSQVNRDTAALTAAMDTVIAQISAHLTEAADKAVRRR
- a CDS encoding peroxiredoxin-like family protein, encoding MSTTEPDTIATQVAQLQEGMAGHLPAEAIEVFTADQKRMVDAGVAPGAARPGTLLPDPELLDARGNPTRIGTLRVNRPAVVVFYRGAWCPYCNLALKAYQDQLVPVLAEQGIPLIAISPQKPDGSLSTAEANALTFDVVSDPGNQIASVLGIVITPSEASRSLTQQLGIDLREANADGGYELPMPTVLVVDREGVIAWSDIHPDYTTRTEVAQILAAVGRLG
- the glmS gene encoding glutamine--fructose-6-phosphate transaminase (isomerizing), with product MCGIVAYVGHRPARDVVVDALRRMEYRGYDSSGLALLDGAGGLIVRRRAGRLTNLEEALAETDAAALAGTAGLGHTRWATHGRPTDRNAHPHRDAAGKFAVVHNGIIENFATLRHELEAVGVEFASDTDTEVAVHLVAHAYHEGPTAGDFVASVLSVLRRLEGHFTLVFGNADNPGTIVAARRSTPLVVGIGQDEMFVGSDVAAFIEYTRDAVELGQDQAVVITADGYRITDFDGNDDAANARVFHIDWDLSAAEKGGYDYFMFKEIAEQPAAVADTLLGHFVDGRIVLDEQRLSDQELREVDKVFIVACGTAFHSGLLAKYAIEHWTRLPVEVELASEFRYRDPVLDRGTLVIAISQSGETADTLEAVRHAKAQKAKVLAICNTNGSQIPREADAVLYTRAGPEIGVAATKTFLAQIAANYLVGLALAQARGTKYPDEVEREYGELESMPDLVARVLEHLDPIIKLGQQFAQSTTVLFLGRHVGYPVALEGALKLKELAYMHAEGFAAGELKHGPIALIDEGLPVIVVMPSPKNAATLHAKLLSNIREIQARGAITIVIAEEGDDTVRPYADHIFEIPAVSTLFQPLLSTVPLQVFAAAVARARGYDVDKPRNLAKSVTVE